GAACAATGAGGACAGGCTGATGGTGGGACCTAGGAGTCTGTGAAACTCTCTCTAGAAACAAGAAGTGAATTGAGGTCCCCAGTCAGAAACTATGTTCCTGGGGAGAGCATTCAGgcagaatatacagtatgttttagcTTGAGTTTGAATTTCTTTAGCTGTACGTAGCTTGGGGATAGGAATGAAATGTGTTGCCTTGGAAAAAAACTGGTAGGAGTTCTTGTGCTGAGGGCATGTCTGGCAGGCGGTCAGCAGACAGGCTCTGGGAGCAAGATGTTCAGAATGTGACTGCCTTTTCTTGCCTTCGGTCCCCCAGAAGACAGCCTAAAGCTAGAAAAAGCTAAGTTGAAAGCATCTATGATTTTTTCACTGATAAGAAAGAGACAGCTGCAGCCACTGCTAAATATATGCTTACAATGGACTAATAGGAATAATAACAGaaagtgtatgagagagagagagagagaaaaagggtggCAAAacaagtgatgaagatgatggtgggATGTGTAGAGCGAGGGAGGAAGGACATCAGTgtccaacagagacagtgagagaggaggggagggatggagacgatggtagaaagagataaagcagcTGTATGACAGAGAGTTCTGGGCAGAAATctgccagagctgcagcttctcccccccccctcctctctctcatgatGGAGACCCAGGACGGAGCCGAGTTCTGTTTTCCACAACTCCTCAACATCTCCTGCAAGAAGCCGACACTTCCCTGGTCTGAAGCTGTGCTCCTGAACATTCTGCTGTCCTCCATCTGTGTGCTCACTGTAGCTCTCAACCTGCTTGTCATCATCTCAGTCTCCCACTTCAGGTAAAGTTTCATGTCTCAGCAGAACCCACAGTTTAAGTTTGACAACTATGAACACTGAGATCCAAGAAGAATTGAGCTACTTTTTAAATCTGGCAAACTACATGCCTCCTACTAACAATATTCGTTGGTTTCTTTGAACCACGCCTGTAATGTTTCAGTCAGAATCAGAAGAAggccaagtatgtgtacacatgtttttattgctcTCAATGCACTTACACAGAATAGAAATACAGCTAAAAACCAAGGACAGCAAAGCTGAACAAAGGTAGACATTTAGGTATGATGTCTATATAAGAATGAaggtaaatatatatatagtataaacaATACAGCaatgaacaacaacacattGTCTCGTGTAGAATAGTATAATGGTGCAGGGTGTGATCATGCtggaataaatattgaatgattaATGTAACAGAGTGCTTTATATAGATGATGTAtgtggatatgtacagtatatgcatgtatacatgtcagtatgcagtatatacagtgtgtatagTGGCTTAGGTTTATATATGACCGTGATGTACTCATTTAGAAATCGAGTGGTATGTCAACTATTCAACCAAGTCTTATTGCCTAAGATGAACCAGACCTTAACAATGGAAccacagaagatattttgacatgtcacagtcggaaacataaaattaatgatggctgaattccatttaggtgCTTCAGtgtcagggtcctggtattgtgcatgctggtgatGTCTCGCTGTTATGTTTTATTGGGACACTTgaataatgacaacaataatgtaacacctgttcttttcctactatgacaggtcaaaatgtctgttgtgaaaaaggcctgttgctGCGGCAGATCAGAACATTTTCGAATGattgttttggaaggcactgaaatgaaataacattttgtcatttagataTGAGGACTTGTTGGATTATcgactcttttctctttccctcgaggcagctccacacccccaccaacatcctcctcctctctctggctgtctcagaCTTTCTCGTGGGCCTCGTGCTGATGCCGGGCGTGATCCACCTAAAAACATCCTGCTGGTTTCTTGGTGACCTCATGTGTTCTTTCTCTAGTGTAATAGCATACACCATAACCTGTGTCTCAATAGGAGACATGATGCTCATATCAGCTGACCGCTATGTGGCTATTTGTGACCCTCTGCATTACCCCACCAGAATCACTGTGAGAAGAATTGaactctctgtttgtctgtgttggttctgttctgttttgtacGGCATTCTCCTTTCAAAGGATGACCTGAGTCAATCAGAAAGACATAATTCCTGCTACGGAGAATGTGTGGTTGTTGTTGACTATGTTGCAGGAGTTGTTGACCTTGTTTTGACCTTCATTGTTCCAGTTACTATCATCATTGTTCTGTACATGAGAGtatttgttgtggctgtgtctcaggctcgtgCCATGCGCTCTCACATCACAGCTGCTACACTTCAGCGTTCAGTGAGTCTAACAACTAaatctgagctgaaagcagccaggactcttggtgttcttgtacttgtgtttctaatatgtttctGCCCATATTACGGTGTCGCTCTTGCAGGGGAGAGTTTGCTCAATACTCCATCTGAGTTCTTTGTACtctatcttttttattttaactcttGTCTAAACCCTTTGATCTATGCACTGTTTTACCCCTGGTTTAGAAAAGCAATGAAACTCATTGTTACTCTTCAGATACTGCAGCCTGGCTCCTGTGAGgccaacatactgtagagagacTGTGGACTGACTGAAATGAGATCTGCTATACGAAGATTTCACTATAAACTGTATATGAGAAAACTCATGCGTTGTTCTACTCATtgtgaaatgtatgtaaagATTATAACTCATTGCATATTTAGGGCAAAAGAATTATTATGACAGGTTATGACAAATTAATAATTTTGTTATCAGTTGCATTATATGATGGTTGTgcgtcttttctctctgctgctttattcattttataagaaagtaaaagcaaattaaTAGTAAGATGGAGTACAATATATATTGCAGTTTTCCCAACATCACAGggatttgtacaaaaacaaatccggcatggtggcgcagtggttagcactgtggcacgggaggtaaagctggttagagcgggttgggctgcccccgtcatgtcgaagtgtccttgagcaagatactgaaacctaagttgctcccgatggagaccagcaccttgcatggcatctcggtcgccattggtgtgtgaatgtgtgagtgaatgggtgaatgagacttagctgtaaagcgctttgggaaccgtgaaggttgaaaggcgctatataagtgagatcatttaccatttaattaccatttaaaagtaaataacagtaacattaatgacaaacgttataatatataagtaacataaatatatacatataggtACAATTTAAGCGACAAAAATTTagtgcaataataaaaaaataataataataataataaatcaaaatcagaGAATAAAAATACTAAACTCTGCATGTTACAAACCCCACCCAACCCCCAACCAACCctatcccacacacacacacatacacaaacacacacacacacaccttcacataACTGTACCTGGGGTGTGATCACACtcctaaaataaatacagagtcaacaggaaaaaaaaatggagaaactACTTAACAAACATACATAGCTGGGCAGGTACGTACTGGGATTAATCGGAGGGCAAGCGGTGCAACACATTGAAATGGGTTATAAAGGGCTGCCATATATGAAAAAATTTTCCCTTGagagtatattttattttctcgaGTTTGAGAAAGAACATAACATCTTTAAGCCACTGGGATGTAGAAGCACTCTTGGCAGAGTTCCAATGTAATGGTACGATTCGTCTGGCTATGAAAGACGTGAATGCACTTACCTGTTTGTTTTAAGAGTTAAGAGCAAGAGTTCCATTAGGGGTTCCAAAAATTGCTATTAGTGGACATGGATGCAGGTTGAGGTTGAACACTCAagacattgtttaaaaaaacctTCCCAATAGTTGTGCCGTGCTGGACATAGAAAAAACATATGACTTGGGTTGCAGGGAGTGTCGTTACATCTACTGCATTTATCGACAACATCTGGATACATTCCAGAAAGCCGAGATTTGGAAAGATGAGCCCTATGCAATACCTAGTGTTGTATGAGGCTGTGTTGAGCACAGGATGTGGAGTTATACACTCTGTCTATAGCCGCCTCCCACCACGTGCTATTTAACTCCATCTCCAGCTCCTGTTCCCATTTAGTTTTTGCTTTAATTGTACCACTATCTTTAAATGACATGAGGGAGTTTGAGTTTGGAAATTGATGCTCTTTGATGTAGTTTCAAAGAAAGCAGATCAACCCATGGTTGTTTTGGGGGAAGTGATGAAAAGCTGGGAAAAATGGTTGAGGTACACTATCATATTTGAAAGTATCTGACAAGATGGGATGGAGGTAGTCCAAATGTGGATGATATATCAGAGGTATATAGAGTGATATATCAAGGTGCCATGCTAGTCAGTCCGCAGG
This window of the Enoplosus armatus isolate fEnoArm2 chromosome 11, fEnoArm2.hap1, whole genome shotgun sequence genome carries:
- the LOC139292381 gene encoding trace amine-associated receptor 13c-like; this encodes MMETQDGAEFCFPQLLNISCKKPTLPWSEAVLLNILLSSICVLTVALNLLVIISVSHFRQLHTPTNILLLSLAVSDFLVGLVLMPGVIHLKTSCWFLGDLMCSFSSVIAYTITCVSIGDMMLISADRYVAICDPLHYPTRITVRRIELSVCLCWFCSVLYGILLSKDDLSQSERHNSCYGECVVVVDYVAGVVDLVLTFIVPVTIIIVLYMRVFVVAVSQARAMRSHITAATLQRSVSLTTKSELKAARTLGVLVLVFLICFCPYYGVALAGESLLNTPSEFFVLYLFYFNSCLNPLIYALFYPWFRKAMKLIVTLQILQPGSCEANIL